In Myxococcus stipitatus, the following are encoded in one genomic region:
- a CDS encoding carbon starvation CstA family protein, with protein MSLPLIAGVFLVVLALGYRFYGGFIARQFGLDRAAATPAHTKQDGVDFVPTKPFYLLGQHFSAIAAAGPIAGPILAAQQFGWLPALLWIAVGAVFIGAMHDFATLVASVRHGAVSIAEVVRSHMGPTAGLAMLAFIWVALIYVIVAFTDATAATFVSGDAELEGLTFRFNPGGAVAFASIAYLVLAVVMGLVDRYLKPPLWLQTLIFVPATLGVVFLGTRMSTLLVMDAKSWAALILAYCFVASLTPVWVLLQPRGYLGGFVLYAALAVGVVGIFYGGLSGELSIQQPAFVGFEVAGPAGMLFPFLFVTIACGACSGFHGLVCSGTTSKQIDQEPHCKPVGYGAMLLEGFVAVIALATVMIATKADLTGKAPGAVYGAGLGRFLVTVLGKEHLVFATTFGAMAFSTFVFDTLDVSTRLGRYILQELTGKKGRGAAMVATLVTCGVPLLFVFLAGTGAWRSFWTLFGTSNQLLASLSLLGVCVWLKRTDRPFIYALVPMVFVGAVTLTSLVLLVREALLPASSAVSRVNGVVAVVLLALALSLFTAGARALLARRSPPAPAPAV; from the coding sequence ATGAGCCTCCCTCTGATTGCCGGAGTGTTCCTGGTGGTGCTGGCCCTGGGCTATCGCTTCTATGGCGGCTTCATCGCCCGGCAGTTCGGGTTGGACCGCGCGGCCGCCACGCCGGCGCACACGAAGCAGGACGGCGTGGACTTCGTGCCGACGAAGCCCTTCTACCTGCTGGGGCAACACTTCAGCGCGATTGCCGCGGCGGGTCCCATCGCGGGTCCCATCCTGGCGGCGCAGCAGTTCGGCTGGCTGCCGGCGCTCCTGTGGATTGCGGTGGGGGCGGTGTTCATCGGGGCCATGCACGACTTCGCGACGCTGGTGGCGAGCGTGCGGCACGGCGCGGTCTCCATCGCGGAGGTGGTGCGCAGCCACATGGGGCCCACCGCGGGCCTGGCGATGCTGGCCTTCATCTGGGTGGCGCTCATCTACGTCATCGTCGCCTTCACCGACGCGACGGCCGCGACGTTCGTGAGCGGTGACGCGGAGCTGGAGGGGCTCACCTTCCGCTTCAACCCCGGGGGCGCGGTGGCCTTCGCGTCCATCGCGTACCTGGTGCTCGCGGTGGTGATGGGGCTGGTGGACCGCTACCTGAAGCCGCCGCTGTGGCTGCAGACGCTCATCTTCGTCCCCGCGACGCTGGGCGTGGTGTTCCTGGGCACGCGCATGTCCACGCTGCTGGTGATGGACGCGAAGAGCTGGGCGGCGCTCATCCTGGCGTACTGCTTCGTCGCGTCGCTCACGCCGGTCTGGGTGCTCTTGCAGCCGCGAGGCTATCTGGGGGGCTTCGTCCTCTACGCGGCGCTGGCGGTGGGCGTGGTGGGCATCTTCTACGGCGGGCTGAGCGGCGAGCTGTCCATTCAGCAGCCGGCCTTCGTCGGCTTCGAGGTCGCGGGGCCGGCGGGCATGTTGTTCCCCTTCCTCTTCGTCACCATCGCCTGTGGCGCCTGCTCGGGCTTCCACGGCCTGGTGTGTTCGGGCACCACGTCGAAGCAGATCGACCAGGAGCCGCACTGCAAGCCGGTGGGCTACGGGGCGATGTTGCTGGAGGGCTTCGTGGCCGTCATCGCGCTGGCGACGGTGATGATCGCCACGAAGGCGGACCTGACGGGCAAGGCGCCGGGCGCGGTGTACGGCGCGGGCCTGGGGCGCTTCCTCGTCACGGTGCTGGGCAAGGAGCACCTCGTCTTCGCGACGACGTTCGGCGCGATGGCGTTCTCGACGTTCGTGTTCGACACGCTGGACGTGTCCACGCGCCTGGGGCGCTACATCCTCCAGGAGCTGACGGGGAAGAAGGGGCGGGGCGCGGCGATGGTGGCCACGCTGGTGACGTGTGGCGTGCCGCTGCTCTTCGTGTTCCTGGCGGGGACGGGGGCGTGGCGCTCGTTCTGGACGCTGTTCGGGACGTCGAACCAGCTCTTGGCCTCGCTGTCGCTGTTGGGCGTCTGCGTCTGGCTCAAGCGCACGGACCGGCCGTTCATCTACGCGCTGGTGCCCATGGTATTCGTCGGGGCGGTGACGCTCACCAGCCTGGTGCTCCTGGTGCGCGAGGCCCTCCTGCCAGCCAGCTCGGCGGTCTCCCGGGTGAACGGCGTGGTGGCCGTGGTGTTGTTGGCGTTGGCGCTGTCACTCTTCACGGCGGGGGCGCGCGCGCTGCTTGCTCGCCGCTCTCCTCCCGCTCCGGCCCCCGCTGTCTGA
- a CDS encoding ferrichrome ABC transporter permease, which translates to MLRYAVAIFTSAFLLFGVQPLAGRYALPWYGGTPGVWTACMLFFQVALLGGYAYAHGLASRLTARTQAKVHLGVVAGAVVVLAARALWVGSPVAPGAEWRPTGSEWAVPRLLAMLAVTIGLPFFVLSTTGPLLQSWFARARPGRSPYVLYALSNVGSLLALLGYPFLVEPWVGRGAQAWGWGVGFVLFAVACAVCAVDVLRHEREGGANTQALAASKPESAEPPPPVPTASAPGPALDVEAAFEAMKQEARGTASHDAEARPGVGKTLTWLALSMCASVLLLATTNQLSQDVAAGPFLWVLPLAVYLLTFIIAFSRESFYSRTLYSVLLIGSGAAVAHAHAAGPHFPLPLQLLAYAVSLFAGCMVCHGELYRLRPAPRHLSAFYLWVSAGGVLGALFVSGVATALFRAYWEYPLSLGGCCAVAFASMVRGPQGETWSQRIRRVLRGAMLVMVTANLFLTVNRELDRALFSARNFFGVVRVMEQNAGQPNNHLFSLRHGAITHGWQYVAPERRAEPTTYFTGQSGLGLAIAEQRRLREAVGLSPGLRVGVLGLGVGTSAALLEAGDRGRFYEINPAVIALARGEGGFFSYLGDSPATIDVVEGDARISLEQELERGEPNAFDVLALDVFSSDAVPVHLLTEEAVSLYRKHLGPHGVLALHISNVHLDLVPVTLAHARRLGMHATFVFHETQGEALRSNWMLLSQDREFSWGPTFTRSTARVRRLGLRGEPDFIWTDDRSSVLQAVRQGGPNASVMDIEAASGPAPVAQPVPN; encoded by the coding sequence ATGCTCCGTTACGCCGTCGCCATCTTCACCAGCGCCTTCCTGTTGTTCGGGGTGCAGCCCCTGGCGGGTCGCTATGCGCTGCCGTGGTACGGCGGGACGCCCGGGGTCTGGACGGCGTGCATGCTCTTCTTCCAGGTGGCGCTCCTGGGAGGCTATGCGTACGCGCACGGGCTGGCCTCGAGGCTGACGGCGCGGACGCAGGCGAAGGTGCACCTGGGAGTTGTCGCGGGCGCGGTGGTGGTGCTGGCCGCGCGGGCCCTCTGGGTGGGCTCGCCGGTGGCGCCAGGCGCCGAGTGGCGGCCCACGGGCTCCGAGTGGGCGGTGCCCCGGTTGTTGGCGATGCTGGCCGTCACCATCGGCCTGCCCTTCTTCGTGCTGAGCACCACGGGCCCGCTGCTCCAGTCGTGGTTCGCGCGCGCGCGCCCCGGCCGCTCGCCGTATGTGCTGTACGCGCTGTCCAACGTGGGCTCGCTGCTGGCGCTGCTGGGCTATCCCTTCCTGGTGGAGCCGTGGGTGGGGCGTGGAGCGCAGGCCTGGGGTTGGGGCGTGGGCTTCGTCCTCTTCGCGGTGGCCTGCGCGGTGTGCGCCGTGGATGTGCTGCGCCATGAGCGCGAGGGTGGGGCGAACACCCAGGCCCTCGCGGCCTCGAAGCCCGAGAGCGCCGAGCCACCTCCTCCGGTGCCGACGGCCTCCGCGCCTGGGCCCGCCTTGGACGTGGAGGCCGCCTTCGAGGCGATGAAGCAGGAGGCGCGCGGCACGGCCTCGCACGACGCGGAGGCGCGCCCCGGCGTGGGCAAGACGCTGACGTGGCTGGCCTTGTCGATGTGCGCCTCGGTGTTGCTGCTGGCGACGACGAACCAGCTCTCGCAGGACGTGGCGGCGGGGCCCTTCCTCTGGGTGCTGCCGCTCGCCGTCTACCTGCTCACCTTCATCATCGCCTTCTCGCGCGAGTCCTTCTATTCGCGCACCCTCTACTCGGTGCTGCTCATCGGCTCCGGCGCGGCGGTGGCCCATGCACACGCGGCGGGGCCTCACTTCCCGCTGCCCTTGCAGTTGCTCGCCTACGCCGTGTCCCTCTTCGCCGGCTGCATGGTGTGCCACGGCGAGCTGTACCGGCTGCGGCCCGCGCCCCGTCACCTGAGCGCCTTCTACCTGTGGGTCTCCGCGGGCGGCGTGCTGGGCGCGCTGTTCGTCAGCGGCGTGGCCACGGCCCTGTTCCGCGCGTACTGGGAATACCCCCTCTCGCTCGGAGGCTGCTGCGCGGTGGCGTTCGCGAGCATGGTGCGCGGCCCCCAGGGCGAGACGTGGAGCCAGCGCATCCGCCGGGTGCTGCGCGGCGCGATGCTCGTCATGGTGACGGCGAACCTGTTCCTCACGGTGAACCGCGAGCTGGACCGGGCCCTCTTCAGCGCGCGCAACTTCTTCGGCGTGGTGCGGGTGATGGAGCAGAACGCGGGCCAGCCGAACAACCACCTCTTCAGCCTGCGCCATGGCGCCATCACCCACGGCTGGCAGTACGTCGCGCCGGAGCGCCGCGCGGAGCCGACCACGTACTTCACGGGGCAGTCCGGCCTGGGGCTCGCCATCGCCGAGCAGCGCCGGTTGCGCGAAGCGGTGGGCCTGTCGCCCGGGCTGCGCGTGGGCGTGCTGGGGCTCGGCGTGGGGACGAGCGCGGCCTTGCTGGAGGCGGGAGACCGGGGGCGATTCTATGAAATCAACCCCGCGGTCATCGCATTGGCACGAGGCGAGGGCGGCTTCTTCAGCTACCTGGGCGACTCACCGGCGACCATCGACGTGGTGGAGGGCGACGCGCGCATCTCCCTGGAGCAGGAGCTGGAGCGCGGCGAGCCCAACGCCTTCGACGTGCTGGCGCTGGACGTCTTCTCCTCGGACGCGGTGCCGGTGCACCTGCTCACCGAGGAGGCGGTGTCCCTCTACCGCAAGCACCTGGGCCCGCATGGTGTGCTCGCGCTGCACATCAGCAACGTGCACCTGGACCTGGTGCCGGTGACGCTGGCGCACGCGCGGCGGTTGGGGATGCACGCGACGTTCGTCTTCCACGAGACGCAAGGGGAAGCGCTGCGCAGCAACTGGATGCTGCTGAGCCAGGACCGCGAGTTCTCCTGGGGGCCCACCTTCACCCGCTCCACCGCGCGCGTGCGCCGCCTGGGGCTGCGAGGCGAGCCGGACTTCATCTGGACGGATGACCGCAGCAGCGTGCTTCAAGCCGTCCGACAGGGCGGCCCCAACGCGAGTGTCATGGACATCGAGGCCGCCTCGGGTCCCGCGCCCGTGGCCCAGCCCGTGCCGAACTGA
- a CDS encoding YoaK family protein — protein sequence MPFSTESSPSNRRAYTVLSLLLAAVAGAVNATGFVALGMHTSHMSGNMAVLGESLAQGQRHLAVLAAQVLVSFVLGAVCAAALLDASRHRSRGRHVAALLVEVLLLAGIGVALDASPGSRAPALLWAVSFAMGLQNALVTRVSGAVVRTTHITGVLTDIGIQVVRMFAWVRDGSRGHGLTGVMRQLRALPSAIEFERTRLHLGLAFSFLVGCTSGPLLYMHHGPAALGLPCAVLLLLIGLDLSPAAQRQPGSASRA from the coding sequence ATGCCCTTCAGTACGGAATCCTCTCCCAGCAACCGCCGCGCATACACGGTCCTCTCGCTGCTGCTCGCGGCGGTCGCCGGAGCGGTGAATGCGACGGGCTTCGTCGCGCTGGGCATGCACACCTCGCACATGTCCGGGAACATGGCGGTGCTGGGTGAGTCCCTCGCGCAGGGCCAGCGGCACCTGGCGGTGCTGGCGGCGCAGGTGTTGGTGTCCTTCGTGCTCGGCGCGGTGTGCGCGGCTGCGCTGTTGGATGCGTCCCGTCATCGCTCGCGCGGGCGGCACGTCGCGGCGCTCCTGGTGGAGGTGCTGCTGCTCGCGGGCATCGGCGTCGCGTTGGATGCCTCCCCCGGCTCTCGCGCGCCCGCCTTGTTGTGGGCCGTGTCCTTCGCCATGGGCCTGCAGAACGCGCTCGTCACCCGCGTGTCCGGCGCGGTGGTGCGCACCACCCATATCACCGGGGTGCTGACGGACATCGGCATCCAGGTGGTGCGGATGTTCGCGTGGGTGCGGGATGGCTCGCGGGGGCACGGCCTCACGGGCGTGATGCGCCAATTGCGCGCCCTTCCCTCCGCCATCGAGTTCGAGCGCACCCGGCTGCACCTGGGCCTGGCCTTCTCGTTCCTCGTGGGGTGCACCAGCGGCCCGCTGCTCTACATGCACCATGGGCCCGCGGCGCTGGGGCTGCCGTGCGCGGTGCTGCTCCTGCTCATCGGCTTGGACTTGAGCCCCGCGGCACAGCGGCAGCCGGGCTCCGCGTCTCGCGCCTGA
- a CDS encoding histidine triad nucleotide-binding protein: protein MSNCLFCKIRDGQIPAKVIYQDETCLAFEDINPQAPTHVLFIPRKHIPTVNDLTAEDEATVGHLFTAAAKVARERAHDENGYRVVMNTNAHAGQTVFHIHLHLLAGRHLTWPPG, encoded by the coding sequence ATGTCCAATTGCCTCTTTTGCAAGATTCGAGACGGCCAAATCCCGGCCAAGGTCATCTACCAGGATGAGACCTGCCTGGCGTTCGAGGACATCAACCCCCAGGCGCCCACCCACGTGCTGTTCATCCCCCGCAAGCACATCCCCACGGTGAATGACCTCACGGCGGAGGACGAGGCGACGGTGGGGCACCTCTTCACGGCGGCGGCCAAGGTGGCCCGTGAGCGGGCGCACGACGAGAACGGCTACCGGGTGGTGATGAACACCAACGCCCACGCGGGCCAGACGGTGTTCCACATCCATCTGCACCTGCTGGCGGGACGCCACCTCACCTGGCCTCCAGGCTAG